In Sinorhizobium sojae CCBAU 05684, a single window of DNA contains:
- a CDS encoding transketolase family protein, with protein MKDVITSPKLHDCRDAFVAVLERLGADNPKVVAVCNDSVGSSKLGGFKSKWPERLVNVGIAEQNMVGVGAGLANGGLLPFVCGAACFLTGRSLEQIKADIAYSNANVKLIGISSGMAYGELGPTHHSIEDFAWTRVLPNLPVIAPCDSIETAAAVEWAAHYEGPVFLRLSRVGVPDLLPPDHKFELGKANLLRDGDDITLVANGTLTHRMLKAADILAEQGFEARVLNMATVRPIDVDAVVGAARETGAILTAEEHSTFGGLGSAIAEFVVAEAPVPMKILGVPGIFAPTGSAEFLLDEFGMSPAAIAKAAVALIARKSSRA; from the coding sequence ATGAAGGACGTGATAACCTCCCCCAAGCTGCACGATTGCCGAGACGCCTTCGTTGCCGTGCTGGAGCGCCTCGGCGCGGACAATCCCAAGGTCGTCGCCGTCTGCAACGACTCCGTCGGCTCGTCCAAGCTCGGCGGCTTCAAGTCCAAATGGCCGGAGCGGCTGGTTAATGTCGGCATCGCCGAACAGAACATGGTCGGCGTCGGCGCGGGCCTTGCCAATGGCGGGCTGCTGCCCTTCGTCTGCGGCGCCGCCTGCTTCCTGACTGGCCGGTCGCTGGAGCAGATCAAGGCCGACATCGCCTATTCCAACGCAAACGTGAAGCTCATCGGCATTTCTTCCGGCATGGCCTATGGCGAACTCGGCCCGACGCACCATTCCATCGAGGATTTCGCCTGGACCCGCGTGCTGCCGAATCTGCCCGTGATTGCGCCCTGTGATTCAATCGAAACGGCCGCGGCCGTGGAATGGGCGGCTCATTACGAGGGTCCGGTCTTCCTGCGCCTGTCGCGCGTCGGCGTCCCGGATCTGCTTCCGCCGGACCACAAGTTCGAGCTGGGCAAGGCCAACCTGCTACGCGACGGCGACGACATCACCCTTGTCGCCAACGGGACACTGACCCACCGCATGCTCAAGGCGGCCGATATCTTGGCCGAACAGGGATTCGAGGCTCGCGTCCTCAACATGGCGACAGTCCGGCCGATTGATGTCGATGCCGTGGTGGGTGCCGCGCGCGAAACCGGCGCCATCCTGACAGCCGAAGAACACTCCACCTTTGGCGGCCTTGGCTCGGCAATTGCAGAATTCGTGGTGGCCGAAGCCCCGGTGCCGATGAAGATCCTCGGCGTTCCGGGCATCTTTGCCCCCACCGGTTCGGCCGAGTTCCTGCTTGACGAATTCGGCATGTCCCCCGCCGCCATCGCCAAGGCGGCCGTCGCATTGATTGCACGCAAATCTTCCCGCGCATGA
- a CDS encoding sugar-binding transcriptional regulator, producing the protein MGRLNELRLIARVAQMYHIEGKRQAEIAEGMRMSQATVSRMLKRAEQEDIVRTTVIPPPGTFTELESALRERYGLTEAIVIDCSEDRDGAIMARIGEAAAHFLEVTLQQDEIVGVSSWSQTILRMVDNIHPLKNAKAKYIVQILGGMGDASVQTHATQLMARLGRLTGGEPRLLLVQGITSSREAKLVMLADPVVRETMDLFGRLSLAIVGIGAVEPSELLARSGNVFSRQEMAMLHEAGAVGEISYRFYDKDGKPVETPLNERVIGISLEDLRKTDRVIALAGGESKTQAIAGALKLGIIDVLVTDKFTAARLTA; encoded by the coding sequence ATGGGACGGCTCAACGAGCTGCGACTGATCGCCCGAGTTGCGCAGATGTACCATATCGAAGGCAAGCGGCAGGCGGAAATCGCCGAGGGCATGCGCATGTCGCAGGCCACCGTTTCACGCATGCTAAAGCGGGCCGAGCAGGAAGACATCGTGCGCACGACAGTCATCCCGCCGCCGGGAACATTTACCGAGCTCGAATCGGCGCTGCGCGAACGCTATGGCCTAACGGAAGCCATTGTCATCGACTGTTCCGAGGACCGCGACGGGGCGATCATGGCCCGCATCGGCGAGGCCGCAGCCCACTTCCTCGAAGTCACCCTGCAGCAGGACGAGATTGTCGGCGTCTCGAGCTGGAGCCAGACCATTCTGCGCATGGTGGACAATATCCACCCGCTCAAGAACGCAAAGGCCAAGTATATCGTCCAGATCCTCGGGGGGATGGGCGACGCCTCGGTACAGACCCATGCCACACAGCTCATGGCGCGACTGGGACGGCTCACCGGCGGTGAGCCGCGGCTCCTCCTCGTCCAGGGCATCACCTCCTCGCGCGAGGCAAAGCTCGTCATGCTGGCCGACCCTGTTGTACGTGAGACGATGGACCTGTTCGGACGTCTCAGCCTTGCCATCGTCGGTATCGGCGCGGTCGAACCGTCCGAACTCCTCGCCCGCTCCGGCAACGTCTTCTCCCGTCAGGAAATGGCGATGCTGCACGAGGCGGGCGCGGTTGGCGAGATCTCCTACCGGTTCTACGACAAGGACGGAAAACCGGTCGAAACGCCCCTCAACGAGCGCGTCATCGGTATTTCGCTGGAGGACCTGCGCAAGACTGACCGGGTTATCGCACTGGCGGGCGGCGAATCGAAAACCCAGGCCATCGCCGGCGCCCTGAAGCTGGGCATCATCGATGTGCTTGTCACCGACAAGTTCACTGCAGCTCGGCTCACGGCCTGA
- a CDS encoding FGGY family carbohydrate kinase, which translates to MTTAILAIDQGTTNSKAVLVSTSGEILSRGSSPVGIEHPQPGWVEQSPLRIWESVQEAIASCLQAGPVVDVLGIAISNQRESVTVWDAATGEPLGPVVSWQCRRSAPACAELMAAGHGARVQALTGLPIDPMFPGPKMKWLLDRVPAGHRVRLGTIDAWLIHCFTDGAVHACDAANAARSQLYDLNAQVWSDELCCLFGVPQSALPVVRDSAARFGTTKNVPGLRDGIPIASAIGDSHAALFGHGAFNPGDSKVTFGTGSSVMTTLPRFIAPEQGITTTIAWSIAGKPTYAFEGNILVSAAALPWMAEMLGLPDIQALTDLAATAEPGGPGFVPAFVGLGAPYWHADARALFSGITFNTTRAQMARAVTDSMAFQVHDVFKAMSDQSPTPLGRLYVDGGPSQNTFLMQCVADTLNHVIIQCDAPEASALGAAYLAGLSLGIWSDLAAIAALPRPGNPIVPRACDATDRLLVWQDAIYRSTAPGSSTMSE; encoded by the coding sequence ATGACAACCGCCATTCTCGCCATCGACCAGGGGACCACGAATTCCAAGGCCGTGCTCGTTTCCACCAGCGGGGAAATCCTGTCACGCGGCTCCTCTCCTGTTGGCATCGAACATCCCCAGCCCGGCTGGGTCGAACAGAGTCCGCTGCGCATTTGGGAATCGGTGCAGGAGGCGATCGCTTCCTGCCTGCAAGCCGGCCCTGTTGTGGATGTCCTCGGCATTGCAATCTCCAATCAACGCGAGTCCGTCACGGTGTGGGATGCCGCCACGGGGGAACCGCTCGGCCCGGTGGTGAGCTGGCAGTGCCGCCGCAGCGCGCCGGCCTGCGCCGAACTGATGGCGGCGGGTCATGGCGCGCGCGTTCAGGCGCTTACCGGGCTTCCCATCGACCCGATGTTCCCAGGCCCGAAGATGAAGTGGCTGCTCGACCGCGTGCCCGCCGGTCACAGGGTCCGGCTCGGAACGATCGACGCTTGGCTGATTCATTGCTTCACGGACGGCGCGGTCCATGCATGCGATGCCGCGAACGCCGCCCGCAGCCAGCTCTACGACCTCAACGCACAGGTCTGGAGTGACGAACTGTGTTGCCTTTTCGGTGTGCCGCAATCCGCCCTGCCCGTAGTACGCGACAGCGCCGCGCGTTTCGGAACGACGAAGAACGTGCCGGGCCTTCGCGACGGAATTCCGATCGCCTCGGCCATCGGCGACAGCCATGCCGCCCTCTTCGGCCACGGTGCGTTCAATCCCGGCGATAGCAAGGTGACCTTTGGCACCGGCTCGTCGGTCATGACGACCCTGCCCCGGTTCATCGCCCCAGAGCAGGGCATTACTACGACGATCGCTTGGTCGATCGCCGGAAAACCAACCTATGCGTTCGAGGGCAACATCCTCGTCTCGGCCGCCGCCCTGCCCTGGATGGCCGAGATGCTGGGCCTCCCGGATATACAGGCCCTCACCGATCTCGCCGCAACCGCTGAGCCCGGCGGGCCGGGCTTCGTGCCGGCCTTTGTCGGCCTCGGTGCGCCCTACTGGCATGCTGATGCACGAGCACTGTTTTCCGGCATCACCTTCAACACGACCCGCGCCCAGATGGCCCGAGCGGTAACCGATTCCATGGCCTTCCAGGTCCATGATGTCTTCAAGGCGATGTCCGATCAATCGCCGACGCCGCTCGGCCGCCTCTATGTCGATGGCGGGCCAAGTCAGAATACTTTCCTCATGCAATGCGTGGCCGACACGCTGAACCACGTCATCATCCAATGCGACGCGCCCGAGGCCTCCGCCCTTGGTGCAGCGTACCTCGCTGGCCTCTCGCTTGGTATCTGGTCCGATCTTGCCGCGATTGCGGCCCTGCCCCGCCCCGGCAATCCCATCGTGCCGCGTGCTTGCGATGCTACAGATCGCCTTCTGGTTTGGCAGGACGCGATCTACCGCTCGACCGCTCCGGGTTCTTCAACTATGAGTGAATAA
- a CDS encoding transketolase: MQPNDLDRIARQIRLRDLQAVFEAGAGHIGGEMSAIDILTALYFRVLRIWPDQPKHPERDRFVLSKGHVALALYVTLAKRGFISEEEIGTFLKPHSRLNGHPNCNKVPGVETNTGPLGHGLPVAVGMAKAAKLTGANYRTYVMTGDGEMQEGSNWEAIASAAQFGLDNLTLIIDHNRFQQGAALKDTNNLAPFPAKLEAFGWDVTEINGNAMDEIVPALERRGERPHCIVAHTNKGHGISFMQDKVDWHHKVPNAEQYEIAVAELSEVL, encoded by the coding sequence ATGCAGCCGAACGATCTCGACCGGATCGCACGACAGATACGCCTTCGCGATCTGCAAGCGGTTTTCGAAGCCGGCGCCGGCCATATCGGCGGGGAAATGTCCGCCATCGACATTCTGACGGCGCTCTATTTCCGCGTGCTGCGCATCTGGCCTGACCAGCCGAAGCATCCGGAGCGTGACCGTTTCGTGCTGTCGAAGGGCCATGTGGCGCTGGCGCTCTATGTGACGCTCGCCAAGCGCGGCTTCATATCGGAAGAAGAAATCGGCACATTCCTGAAGCCACATTCCCGCCTGAACGGGCATCCGAACTGCAACAAGGTTCCGGGCGTCGAGACCAACACAGGCCCGCTCGGGCATGGCCTGCCGGTTGCAGTCGGCATGGCGAAGGCCGCGAAGCTGACCGGCGCGAATTACCGCACCTATGTCATGACCGGCGACGGCGAGATGCAGGAAGGATCGAACTGGGAGGCGATCGCATCCGCCGCGCAGTTCGGTCTCGACAACCTGACCCTGATCATCGACCACAACCGCTTCCAGCAGGGCGCGGCGCTGAAGGACACCAACAACCTTGCTCCCTTCCCCGCCAAGCTCGAAGCCTTCGGCTGGGACGTCACCGAGATCAACGGCAACGCCATGGACGAGATCGTGCCCGCGCTGGAGCGCCGCGGCGAACGCCCGCACTGCATCGTCGCCCATACCAACAAGGGCCACGGCATTTCCTTCATGCAGGACAAGGTCGACTGGCACCACAAGGTGCCCAATGCGGAACAATACGAAATAGCCGTGGCTGAGCTTTCGGAGGTCCTGTGA
- a CDS encoding alpha/beta fold hydrolase: MTQNFIKTEDGVEIFYKDWGSGQPIVFHHGWPLSSDDWDAQMLYFLSTGYRVIAHDRRGHGRSTQVSDGHDIAHYAADVAALAKQLDLRDAIHIGHSTGGGEALAYVARHGAGRVAKLVMVGAVPPIMLKTEPYSGGLPMEVFDGLRAQLAANRAQFFLDLPSGPFYGFNRPDAKVSTVAIQNWWRQGMMGSAKAHYEGIKAFSETDFTEDLKKVEVPTLVMHGDDDQIVPIDSSARLAVKLLKNGTLKVYEGYSHGMLTTHADVINPDLLAFIEA, translated from the coding sequence ATGACCCAGAACTTCATCAAGACCGAAGACGGCGTCGAGATCTTCTACAAGGATTGGGGCTCGGGCCAGCCGATCGTGTTCCACCACGGTTGGCCGCTTTCCTCGGACGACTGGGACGCGCAGATGCTCTACTTCCTGAGCACGGGCTACCGCGTGATCGCCCACGACCGGCGCGGGCACGGCCGCTCGACTCAGGTCAGCGACGGCCACGACATCGCCCACTATGCGGCGGATGTCGCCGCGCTTGCGAAACAGCTCGATCTCCGCGACGCCATCCATATCGGCCACTCCACGGGCGGCGGCGAGGCACTCGCTTATGTCGCCCGCCACGGTGCCGGCCGCGTCGCCAAGCTCGTGATGGTCGGCGCCGTTCCTCCAATCATGCTCAAGACGGAACCTTATTCGGGCGGTCTTCCGATGGAAGTGTTCGACGGCCTGCGCGCCCAGCTCGCGGCCAACCGCGCCCAGTTCTTCCTCGATCTGCCCAGCGGGCCTTTCTATGGATTCAACCGCCCCGATGCGAAGGTCTCGACCGTCGCGATCCAGAACTGGTGGCGGCAGGGCATGATGGGCAGCGCCAAGGCTCATTACGAGGGGATCAAGGCCTTCTCCGAAACCGACTTCACCGAGGACCTGAAAAAGGTCGAAGTGCCGACGCTGGTGATGCACGGAGACGACGACCAGATCGTGCCGATCGACAGTTCCGCGCGATTGGCCGTCAAGCTTCTGAAGAACGGCACGCTCAAAGTCTATGAGGGCTACTCGCATGGCATGCTGACGACCCATGCCGATGTGATCAACCCTGACCTGCTCGCGTTCATCGAGGCCTAG
- a CDS encoding substrate-binding domain-containing protein, which translates to MKLSKLLMAATTAVVLASPAAAAEVKTIGLAVPNLQADFFNQIKLGVEKHAKDKGIDVVVVDAKNDTNTQVSQVQDLMTQDIDAFIYIPAGAAAAAVPTRLAREAGIPVINVDRVPEGAPGDTFIAGESVESAYAVCKYIIEKAGGSGKMAIIHGQKGTTPEVDRFTGCKRAIDENKGVELVAQQWSNMWSADEGFSIAQNMLQANPDITIIFGQADGLAMGAAKAVDVANLSDKVIIGGYDGDVSALEYLAKCKGPFIATATQSTQKMGVLAVESALAVAAGQKVEERQTPNAVLTTCENAPEFVKSHP; encoded by the coding sequence ATGAAGTTGTCCAAATTACTGATGGCAGCAACCACGGCTGTGGTGCTTGCGTCTCCAGCCGCCGCTGCGGAGGTAAAAACGATCGGCCTTGCCGTTCCGAACCTCCAGGCTGACTTCTTCAACCAGATCAAGCTCGGCGTCGAAAAGCACGCCAAGGACAAGGGCATTGATGTGGTCGTCGTCGACGCGAAGAACGACACGAACACCCAGGTCAGCCAGGTGCAGGACCTGATGACCCAGGACATCGACGCGTTCATCTACATCCCGGCCGGTGCCGCTGCCGCTGCCGTGCCGACCCGCCTTGCCCGCGAGGCTGGCATTCCGGTGATCAACGTCGACCGCGTTCCGGAAGGCGCGCCGGGTGATACCTTCATTGCCGGCGAAAGCGTCGAATCCGCCTACGCCGTCTGCAAGTACATCATCGAGAAGGCCGGCGGCTCGGGCAAGATGGCGATCATCCACGGCCAGAAGGGCACGACGCCGGAAGTCGACCGCTTCACCGGCTGCAAGCGCGCAATCGACGAGAACAAAGGCGTCGAGCTTGTAGCCCAGCAGTGGAGCAACATGTGGTCGGCAGACGAGGGCTTCTCGATCGCGCAGAATATGCTGCAGGCCAATCCGGACATCACGATCATCTTCGGCCAGGCCGACGGTCTCGCCATGGGTGCGGCCAAAGCCGTGGACGTCGCCAACCTCTCTGACAAGGTAATCATCGGCGGTTATGACGGCGACGTCTCGGCTCTCGAATATCTCGCCAAGTGCAAGGGTCCGTTCATCGCCACCGCGACGCAGAGCACGCAGAAGATGGGCGTTCTCGCCGTCGAATCCGCGCTTGCCGTCGCCGCCGGCCAGAAGGTCGAGGAGCGCCAGACGCCGAACGCCGTTCTGACGACCTGTGAGAACGCGCCGGAATTCGTGAAGAGCCATCCGTAA
- a CDS encoding SDR family oxidoreductase — protein MRRFAGQTVFVTGGNKGIGRGIAKRFAEEGAKIAIAAIEKDTPAAAETLAQETGAEVLGLTLDVTDAKAVQGAYGEAEAKLGAISVSVQNAGVITIAKVADLTESEWDLNLDVNTKGVFLCCQEAIRRFRASGTKGRLINTASGQARQGFIYTPHYAASKFGVVGLTQSLAKELAREGITVNAICPGIIHTEMWDYNDRVWGKMLGEYGPGELMAEWVEGIPMGRAGTPAEVGALVAFLASNDAAYITGQTINVDGGLIMS, from the coding sequence ATGAGACGTTTCGCAGGCCAGACGGTTTTTGTCACCGGGGGAAACAAGGGCATCGGGCGCGGCATTGCCAAGCGATTTGCCGAAGAGGGGGCAAAGATCGCTATCGCCGCGATCGAGAAGGACACGCCAGCGGCCGCCGAAACGCTGGCACAGGAAACGGGCGCCGAGGTGCTGGGCCTTACACTGGATGTGACGGACGCAAAGGCCGTTCAGGGGGCGTACGGCGAGGCCGAGGCGAAGCTCGGCGCCATTTCCGTCTCTGTGCAGAATGCCGGCGTCATCACCATCGCCAAGGTCGCGGACCTCACCGAGAGCGAATGGGACCTCAACCTCGACGTCAACACCAAGGGAGTCTTCCTCTGCTGCCAGGAGGCAATCCGCCGCTTCCGTGCCAGTGGCACGAAGGGTCGCCTGATCAACACCGCTTCCGGCCAGGCGCGTCAGGGCTTCATCTACACGCCGCACTACGCCGCCTCGAAATTCGGTGTCGTCGGGTTGACACAGAGCCTTGCCAAAGAACTCGCGCGCGAGGGCATAACAGTGAATGCAATCTGCCCCGGCATCATCCACACCGAGATGTGGGACTACAACGACCGTGTTTGGGGGAAGATGCTCGGTGAATACGGCCCCGGCGAACTCATGGCCGAATGGGTCGAAGGCATCCCCATGGGCCGCGCCGGCACCCCCGCCGAAGTCGGCGCGCTTGTCGCCTTTCTCGCGTCGAACGATGCCGCCTACATCACCGGCCAGACCATTAATGTCGATGGCGGCTTGATCATGTCGTAG
- a CDS encoding ABC transporter permease: MAALAKTHDVVGRRMLPSLRGATGPLIGLIVLCVFLTFASDKFLSVRNFLNVLDQITVLGVMAVGMTLVILIGGIDLAVGSVMALAMMVLGYLNIMAGVPMWLAIPLALLVASLNGLVAGLLITRFNVPAFIATLAMMSIARGLANMITDGQQLIGFPAWFNTMAIVRFGGFLTLTVAVMLVVFIVGLLYLRYRHGGRSLYAIGGNAEVARLAGINVNRATVLVYVVSSLLAGLSGMVLAARLDSVQPSSGVSYELDAIAAVVIGGTSLSGGTGGIGGTIIGVLIIGVLRNGLNLLSVSPFMQQVIIGGVIVLAVTAETYRKRK, encoded by the coding sequence ATGGCGGCGCTAGCGAAAACACACGATGTGGTCGGCCGAAGGATGCTGCCCTCGCTGCGGGGTGCAACCGGGCCCTTGATTGGTCTCATCGTCCTGTGCGTCTTCCTGACCTTCGCAAGTGACAAGTTCCTGTCGGTCCGGAACTTCCTCAATGTGCTCGATCAGATCACGGTGCTTGGCGTCATGGCCGTAGGCATGACACTGGTCATCCTGATCGGCGGGATCGATCTTGCGGTCGGCTCCGTCATGGCGTTGGCGATGATGGTCCTCGGCTATTTGAACATCATGGCCGGCGTGCCGATGTGGTTGGCCATCCCACTCGCGCTGCTCGTTGCCTCGCTTAACGGCCTTGTCGCGGGGCTGCTCATAACGCGCTTCAACGTGCCGGCGTTTATCGCGACGCTCGCCATGATGTCGATTGCGCGCGGCCTTGCAAACATGATCACCGACGGACAGCAGCTCATCGGCTTTCCCGCCTGGTTTAATACAATGGCGATCGTTCGTTTTGGCGGCTTTCTGACGCTGACCGTAGCCGTGATGCTGGTGGTCTTTATCGTCGGATTGCTCTATCTCCGCTACCGCCATGGCGGGCGCTCGCTTTATGCGATCGGCGGCAACGCCGAAGTTGCTCGACTCGCGGGCATTAATGTGAACCGCGCAACCGTGCTCGTCTATGTCGTGTCGAGCTTGCTCGCCGGCCTTTCCGGCATGGTGCTCGCGGCGCGACTCGACTCGGTGCAACCGTCTTCGGGCGTCTCCTATGAACTCGACGCCATCGCGGCGGTTGTCATCGGTGGCACCTCTCTCTCAGGCGGCACTGGGGGCATCGGCGGCACCATCATCGGCGTGCTGATCATCGGCGTTTTGCGCAATGGTCTCAACCTACTCAGCGTTTCCCCGTTCATGCAGCAAGTCATTATCGGTGGCGTCATCGTCCTCGCCGTGACCGCCGAGACCTACCGCAAACGGAAGTAG